AAAGCCACAATTCAACAATTAACAGCAAGGCTAACCTTACTGGAAAAACAGGTTAAACGTCTTACTCAAGTGGCAAAATCTCAAAGTGCTTCAAAAGACGAGCTTGACGAGAAACAAGCGGAACAAGATATTGCCTCACACGCTTTAATACAAGCTAAAGCCGTGAAGAGACGGATAGAAAATAACATTGATAAGTCATACGTAAAAGCGCCTTTTGACGGCATTATCGTTGAGCGTATGCTGCAACAAGGTGAATATGGTCAAGTAGGGCAGACTATCATTCGCATGGTTAATATGAACAATAAAGAGGCCATTGTAAAAGCGCCATTAGAAGCTGCACATTATATTGCTTCAAATAGCATGCTAAAAGTGAAACAAGGTAAACATACTCAAGACTATAAAGTAACTACGCTAGTGCCAATGGGTAATAGCTTAAGTCGTATGATGGAGTTACGGATAGACTTAACTAATAGTGCGTTAGCGGTCGGCAGTGCAGTGCGTGCAGAGTTACCAATGAGTGAATCTGAAGACTTATTAACGGTTCATCGCGATGCGATTGTACTTCGTAAGCAAGGATCTTTTGTTTTTATGATTGATGATGAGTCTATCGCACGTAAAATTCCTGTTGAAATAGGCGCTGGACAAGGTGACTTTATTGCAATAACAGGTGATATAGAAGAAGGTGAACAAGTCATAGTTCGTGGTGCTGAACGTGTTAAAGAGGGGCAAGCAGTAAAGTTAAATAAGGCAAATGCTGAAGTGGCCAAATTATAACTGGCCTAACAGCCTTTCGCTAATACGGTTAGCGCCAGTGCCATTAACGTCAAAAAATAGCTCGCTAGTAATAAATCTTACCCTAGGCTGATTTGATGCAGGGTAAGATTTGAGCTCCTGCCCTATTAGTTATAAATAACTAAACAACGCAATATAATTTGTTGAAAACGATGACAGCAAATGAATCCATTAAGTATTTAGCAACTATACTCTAGTTTCTTCATATGAATTGCATTACTATTCGCGCCGTTTGGAATAGTTATGTTCACATATAATGGGTCGCAATGAATAAGCAACTGTCTGTATATCTTGATCTTTTACGTTTTTTTGCTGCTGTGATCGTATTTGTGTCTCACTTGTCAGGATTTATGGGCGGGTTATTGTGGCAATTGTCCGGTATTGGTCATGAAGCCGTTGTATTCTTTTTCGTGCTTTCCGGGTTTGTTATTGCGTATGTGGTTTACGAGAAACAGGAAACCGCAACATCTTATACAGTTAATAGATTATCCCGAATATACTCAGTTGCTCTTCCGGCAATAATTTTAACCGT
This is a stretch of genomic DNA from Flocculibacter collagenilyticus. It encodes these proteins:
- a CDS encoding efflux RND transporter periplasmic adaptor subunit, which encodes MSSTNVEKTMRLFGDQTNFASGALLALSLMSAVAITFIAPVAIAQEKPEAPPAIKVTAEKALVQPVAKTMWVSGTVVSQQDAQVAAQISGQLLMVANVGQSFKKGEVIARLDSANLAFDLEEQKATIQQLTARLTLLEKQVKRLTQVAKSQSASKDELDEKQAEQDIASHALIQAKAVKRRIENNIDKSYVKAPFDGIIVERMLQQGEYGQVGQTIIRMVNMNNKEAIVKAPLEAAHYIASNSMLKVKQGKHTQDYKVTTLVPMGNSLSRMMELRIDLTNSALAVGSAVRAELPMSESEDLLTVHRDAIVLRKQGSFVFMIDDESIARKIPVEIGAGQGDFIAITGDIEEGEQVIVRGAERVKEGQAVKLNKANAEVAKL